Proteins from one Chiloscyllium punctatum isolate Juve2018m chromosome Y, sChiPun1.3, whole genome shotgun sequence genomic window:
- the LOC140471380 gene encoding uncharacterized protein isoform X2, which translates to MLKVCLNLERMSDALHWERRRPSESRRTLTEQGSSSTTGLVTSLPSVTTGNDSLNAAGSVGVPLGAVNHVLPGGGRGNGRGPGGNQAVNMSGPALTNSSTTSTPSLSNGRDQRRVPKR; encoded by the exons GTATGCCTCAATTTGGAAAGGATGTCTGACGCTCTACACTGGGAGAGGCGGAGACCTTCAGAAAGTCGGAGA accctgactgaacaaggtaGCTCTTCTACGACTGGCCTGGTGACCTCTTTGCCCTCTGTGACGACAG GTAATGATAGCCTGAATGCTGCCGGGTCGGTCGGAGTTCCCCTCGGTGCAGTGAATCATGTACTGCCCGGAGGAGGAAGAGGGAACGGGCGTGGGCCAGGAGGTAACCAAGCTGTGAACATGTCAGGACCTGCATTAACAAACTCCTCCACCACCAGCACCCCCAGCCTGAGCAACGGGAGGGATCAGAGACGTGTGCCAAAGCGATGA